Proteins encoded in a region of the Coffea eugenioides isolate CCC68of chromosome 4, Ceug_1.0, whole genome shotgun sequence genome:
- the LOC113768548 gene encoding CBL-interacting serine/threonine-protein kinase 5-like → MEVQSEKSLSETYGLINGNRNIIFGKYEMGRLLGQGTFAKVYYGRNLNTSESVAIKVINKDHVKKDSMMEQIKREISVMRLVRHPNVVEIKEVMATKQKIFFIIEYVRGGELFAKIAKGKLKEEVARKYFQQLISAVDFCHSRGVSHRDLKPENLLLDDDGNLKISDFGLSALPEHLRNDGMLHTQCGTPAYVAPEVLRKKGYDGAKADIWSCGVILYALLAGCLPFRDENVVKMYRKVFKAQFEIPPWFSSDARRLVTKLLVADPEKRISIPAIMRVPWFLKGFTRPTAFTIQEPGQDNLDQKDDVNIEANLVKTKSSPPFYNAFEFISSMSSGFDLSSLFENKRKSGSLFTSKSSASVIMGKLESLAKKLNYKIVGAKEFTLKMQGVSEGRKGNLTVKAEVFEVAPEVAVVEFSKSAGDTLEYKKFCDEDVRPALKDIVWSWQGESNCQDQPH, encoded by the coding sequence ATGGAGGTCCAATCAGAAAAGTCGTTATCCGAAACCTACGGCCTCATCAATGGCAACAGAAACATCATTTTTGGCAAGTACGAGATGGGCAGGCTGTTAGGCCAAGGCACCTTTGCCAAGGTTTACTATGGTAGAAACCTCAACACTTCCGAGAGCGTTGCTATTAAAGTAATCAACAAAGATCACGTCAAGAAAGACAGCATGATGGAGCAGATCAAGCGAGAAATCTCGGTAATGCGTCTGGTTCGACACCCCAACGTGGTGGAGATCAAAGAAGTCATGGCTACAAAGCAGAAAATCTTTTTCATCATCGAATATGTCAGAGGCGGTGAGCTTTTCGCCAAAATCGCTAAAGGGAAGCTCAAAGAAGAGGTggcaagaaaatattttcagcaATTAATTAGTGCTGTGGATTTTTGCCACAGTCGCGGGGTTTCGCACAGGGACCTGAAACCGGAAAATTTGCTTCTGGACGATGATGGGAATCTGAAAATTTCGGATTTCGGGCTTTCTGCTTTGCCTGAGCATTTGAGAAATGATGGGATGTTGCACACTCAATGCGGCACCCCTGCTTACGTTGCGCCGGAGGTACTGAGGAAGAAAGGCTATGATGGTGCAAAAGCTGATATTTGGTCGTGTGGGGTTATCTTGTATGCTCTGCTAGCCGGGTGTTTACCATTTCGGGATGAAAATGTCGTGAAGATGTACAGGAAGGTTTTCAAGGCCCAGTTTGAGATCCCACCTTGGTTTTCAAGTGATGCAAGGAGGTTGGTTACAAAGCTTCTAGTTGCCGATCCGGAGAAAAGGATTTCAATTCCAGCAATCATGAGAGTCCCCTGGTTCCTCAAGGGATTCACCAGGCCAACTGCCTTTACAATCCAAGAACCGGGTCAAGACAATCTTGACCAGAAGGACGACGTCAACATAGAAGCAAATTTGGTAAAAACGAAATCATCGCCGCCTTTTTATAATGCATTTGAGTTCATATCATCAATGTCATCAGGATTTGATCTATCTAGTCTAtttgagaacaaaagaaaatcagGTTCACTTTTCACATCCAAGAGCTCTGCTTCAGTGATCATGGGAAAGTTGGAGTCACTGGCCAAGAAGCTCAACTACAAAATTGTTGGTGCCAAGGAATTCACCTTGAAGATGCAAGGGGTTTCCGAGGGCCGAAAAGGGAATTTAACGGTAAAGGCCGAGGTGTTCGAGGTGGCGCCGGAGGTGGCCGTGGTTGAGTTTTCTAAGTCCGCTGGTGACACACTAGAGTATAAGAAATTTTGTGATGAGGATGTTAGGCCTGCCCTCAAGGACATTGTATGGAGTTGGCAAGGTGAGAGTAATTGCCAAGACCAACCTCACTAA
- the LOC113767461 gene encoding dehydrogenase/reductase SDR family member FEY-like — translation MAAPSSSLLKKQENQELDWLEWLRGWSRLLSEGLFQKVKAKHLPRKYPLPQLSGLSCMVTGATSGIGLEIARQLAESGAHVVMAVRNPKAAHQIIEKWNDRQPNSRHLNVDVMEINLLSLESVVKFAESWNSSMKPLHVLINNAGIFSMGEPQKFSRDGYETHLQVNHLAPALLSVLLLPSLQRGAPSRIVNVNSLMNVVGFVDPNDMNFFSGKRKFTSSRAYSGSKLAQVMFTSILARNIPQGIDVLCVEPGSVRTNVARDLSKVVQIAYQCMPSFLFDAQQGSRSPLFAAIDPDIPKFCGKLKAEKLAVCAYFSYSCRPIKPAKAAYNEKTSDLVWEKTLDMVGLPSDAVEKLLEGKEIHCRYGSL, via the coding sequence ATGGCTGCCCCATCTTCTTCCCTGTTGAAGAAGCAAGAGAATCAGGAATTGGACTGGCTGGAATGGCTCAGAGGATGGTCTCGTTTGTTATCCGAGGGTCTCTTTCAGAAAGTCAAAGCAAAACATTTGCCCAGGAAATATCCCTTACCGCAACTCAGTGGCCTTAGTTGCATGGTTACTGGAGCCACTAGTGGTATTGGACTTGAGATAGCCAGGCAATTGGCAGAATCAGGAGCTCATGTTGTCATGGCTGTAAGAAATCCAAAAGCAGCCCATCAAATAATCGAGAAATGGAATGATAGGCAGCCTAATTCCAGGCACCTCAACGTCGATGTTATGGAAATCAATCTTCTTTCTCTAGAATCAGTAGTGAAATTTGCAGAATCATGGAATTCATCCATGAAACCGTTGCATGTTCTAATCAACAACGCAGGGATATTTTCCATGGGAGAGCCACAAAAGTTCTCAAGGGATGGATATGAAACGCATTTGCAGGTCAACCATCTTGCACCAGCATTGCTTTCCGTGCTACTTCTGCCATCCCTACAACGAGGAGCTCCAAGCAGAATCGTAAATGTGAATTCTCTCATGAATGTTGTTGGATTTGTCGATCCAAATGACATGAATTTCTTTTCTGGTAAAAGGAAATTCACAAGCTCAAGGGCTTACTCGGGTAGTAAGCTAGCACAGGTGATGTTCACCAGTATTCTTGCTAGAAATATCCCCCAAGGCATTGATGTATTGTGTGTGGAACCTGGATCTGTTCGCACAAATGTTGCAAGGGATCTCTCAAAAGTGGTGCAAATTGCTTATCAATGCATGCCATCTTTCCTTTTTGATGCTCAACAGGGGTCGAGGAGTCCTCTTTTCGCGGCCATTGATCCAGACATCCCAAAATTTTGTGGTAAGTTGAAGGCTGAAAAGTTGGCTGTGTGCGCTTACTTTTCCTATTCTTGTCGTCCCATCAAGCCTGCCAAAGCAGCATACAATGAAAAGACTAGTGATTTGGTGTGGGAGAAGACGCTAGACATGGTTGGCCTTCCTTCTGATGCTGTGGAGAAGCTCCTTGAGGGCAAAGAAATCCACTGCAGATATGGATCTCTCTGA